Proteins encoded by one window of Porphyrobacter sp. YT40:
- a CDS encoding TatD family hydrolase: MLVDSHCHLEYKGLVEDREGVLARARAAGVGAFLNISTRQSEWGQVVGTAARAPDVFASVGIHPHEADAHLDLGRAALLEATRHPKVIAIGETGLDYYYDKSDREAQKRLFRMHIDVARETQLPLVIHTRDAEEDTHAILAEEMGKGAYPALIHCFTASGDFAEKVLALGLTISLSGIVTFKNAKDLQEVAKTIPEDRLLVETDSPFLAPVPHRGRVCEPAYVVDTAAFVAGLRGVEVDHLKQVTTANFFNLFSKARL; encoded by the coding sequence ATGCTGGTCGATAGCCACTGCCATCTCGAATACAAAGGCCTCGTCGAGGACCGCGAGGGCGTGCTGGCGCGGGCGCGGGCGGCGGGGGTGGGGGCCTTTCTCAACATCTCGACCCGCCAATCCGAGTGGGGTCAGGTGGTCGGCACCGCCGCACGCGCGCCCGATGTCTTCGCCAGCGTCGGCATCCACCCGCACGAGGCCGATGCCCATCTGGATCTAGGCCGCGCCGCGCTGCTCGAGGCGACGCGGCATCCCAAGGTCATCGCGATCGGCGAAACCGGGCTCGACTACTATTACGACAAGTCGGACAGAGAAGCGCAGAAGCGCCTGTTTCGCATGCATATTGATGTCGCACGCGAAACGCAGTTGCCGCTTGTCATCCACACCCGCGATGCCGAGGAGGATACCCATGCGATCCTCGCAGAGGAAATGGGGAAGGGGGCCTACCCCGCGCTGATCCACTGCTTCACCGCCTCGGGAGACTTCGCCGAGAAGGTGTTGGCGCTGGGGCTGACAATTTCGCTGTCGGGGATCGTGACTTTCAAGAATGCCAAGGACTTGCAGGAGGTCGCGAAGACCATACCTGAGGACAGGCTGCTGGTCGAGACCGACAGCCCCTTCCTCGCTCCGGTCCCGCATCGGGGGAGGGTGTGCGAACCGGCCTATGTCGTCGACACCGCGGCCTTTGTGGCAGGGCTTCGGGGCGTGGAGGTCGACCATCTCAAGCAGGTCACGACCGCGAATTTCTTCAACCTTTTCAGCAAGGCGCGCCTGTGA
- the metG gene encoding methionine--tRNA ligase, whose protein sequence is MADTTPFYITTAISYPNGKPHIGHAYEAIAADVIARFQRLQGRRVRFQTGTDEHGLKMARKAEEQGRTPRDLADEMSGYFRAMCDALNVSYDRFIRTSEPDHHRASQAMWQAMEASGDLYLDRYEGWYSVRDEAYYDESELVEGEDGAKLSPQGTPVEWTVEESWFFRLSKYQDQLLELLKTPGFLEPASRRNEMIAFVEQGLRDLSVSRTSFDWGVKVPGSDAHVMYVWVDALTNYLTGLGYPADMGDFWPASLHLIGKDIVRFHTIYWPAFLMSAKLPVPQKVFGHGFLLNRGQKESKSLGNVTDPLTLAETFGVDALRYFLMREVAFGQDGSYSPEAIVLRANAELANSFGNLAQRTLSMIAKNMDGRLEGFEQAEADRALLALVSKACAEELPREFDALNFSNGIEAWIRAVYACNQYVDEQAPWGLKKTDPERMKAVLQTLFMALRDLGIAIQPVVPEKAAALLDQLGIPEGERGYAALADVDWFSRLVASGFTVAPPTPLFPRLELPAEPETA, encoded by the coding sequence ATGGCTGACACCACCCCCTTCTACATCACGACCGCGATCAGCTACCCCAACGGGAAGCCGCATATCGGCCACGCCTACGAGGCGATCGCCGCCGATGTCATCGCGCGCTTCCAGCGCCTTCAGGGCCGGCGCGTGCGGTTCCAGACTGGCACCGACGAACACGGCCTCAAGATGGCCCGCAAGGCCGAGGAACAGGGCCGTACGCCGCGCGATCTTGCCGACGAAATGTCCGGCTATTTCCGTGCGATGTGCGATGCGCTTAACGTGTCCTATGACCGCTTCATCCGCACGTCCGAGCCCGATCATCACCGCGCCAGCCAGGCGATGTGGCAGGCGATGGAAGCCTCGGGCGATCTCTATCTAGACCGCTACGAAGGCTGGTACTCGGTCCGCGACGAGGCCTATTACGACGAGAGTGAACTCGTCGAAGGCGAGGACGGGGCGAAGCTTTCTCCCCAGGGCACGCCGGTCGAATGGACGGTTGAGGAAAGCTGGTTCTTCCGGCTTTCGAAGTATCAGGATCAACTGCTTGAATTGCTGAAGACACCCGGCTTTCTCGAACCGGCAAGCCGCCGCAACGAGATGATCGCCTTTGTCGAGCAAGGCCTGCGCGATCTCTCGGTCAGCCGCACCTCCTTCGACTGGGGGGTGAAGGTGCCGGGCAGCGATGCCCATGTCATGTATGTGTGGGTGGATGCGCTCACCAACTATCTGACAGGCTTGGGTTATCCCGCCGACATGGGCGATTTCTGGCCCGCGAGCCTGCATCTGATCGGCAAGGACATCGTGCGCTTCCACACGATCTATTGGCCAGCCTTCCTGATGAGCGCGAAGCTGCCGGTGCCGCAGAAGGTGTTCGGCCACGGCTTCCTGCTCAACCGCGGCCAGAAGGAATCGAAGTCGCTGGGCAACGTCACCGATCCGCTGACACTGGCCGAGACCTTCGGTGTGGATGCCTTGCGCTACTTCCTGATGCGCGAAGTCGCCTTTGGACAAGATGGCAGCTATTCGCCGGAAGCGATTGTTTTGCGAGCGAATGCAGAACTGGCAAACAGCTTCGGCAATCTGGCGCAGCGCACGTTGTCGATGATCGCCAAGAACATGGATGGGAGACTGGAGGGCTTCGAGCAGGCCGAGGCAGATCGCGCGTTGCTCGCGCTCGTCAGCAAGGCCTGCGCAGAGGAACTTCCGCGCGAATTCGACGCGTTGAACTTTTCTAACGGGATCGAGGCATGGATTCGGGCAGTTTATGCCTGCAACCAGTATGTCGATGAGCAGGCGCCATGGGGCCTGAAGAAGACCGATCCTGAGCGGATGAAGGCCGTGCTGCAAACGCTGTTCATGGCGCTGCGCGATCTTGGCATTGCGATTCAACCCGTGGTGCCGGAAAAAGCCGCGGCGCTCCTCGATCAACTCGGCATTCCCGAGGGCGAGCGCGGATACGCGGCGCTGGCGGATGTTGACTGGTTTTCGCGTCTTGTCGCCAGCGGATTCACGGTCGCCCCGCCGACCCCGCTGTTTCCGCGGCTCGAACTACCCGCCGAACCCGAGACTGCCTGA
- a CDS encoding ATP-binding protein yields MASPPLSPTGLTPRQSPRWWRRTLIAARRANIFLWLEGIAVVALLAAVAATWSAFSRSGETGDLLPTMQVSVLLMATLVPAMALLVLVGRRLALRRAAGSTARLHVRLVFFFSMVAALPTLLVAGFAAFLFGTGVDFWFSDQSRGLMENANALAQNYYDANQRNVEQNSVIMATDMRETLARVPITDPDFPDFYAYQAQGREISESAILQRMPDNTFRTAVAYNLAKDTDHLQFSRKALTRLDSGEPAVVVGSPERIEALVPIDAQSGVYLYSARTTEETMFNSWSRAQSIVTAYERLTGSARSLQLRFNIALVLVSLLLVGLAIWFALRFADRQVEPLTALVGAARKVGQGNFALRLEGRTGADEIGLLNRAFNRMTAQLEKQTQALVSANRQIDDRRAFTEAVLESVTAGVVSVDARACVTLMNSSAQALLTPDGDASMIGRSLDVLSPELTRMIAEGKERAIISHAKGTELLTLAVKIAPGTGGGHVITFEDITRQLLDQRQAAWSDVARRIAHEIKNPLTPIQLATERLKRRYRTQVGDEDRDLFDELTSTIVRQVGDLRKMVDEFSSFARLPKPVFRHEDALDLVRQSVFLQEVAHSGIAFSVASSELVDREVRCDRHQFGQAMTNVLKNAVEAVEARAAEAKGAYAGEIAVTIRDAGEAIAITIEDNGIGLPADRERITEPYMTTREKGTGLGLAIVNKIVDEHGGDMSFASTPSGGTRVTLRFARNPEPVEGGA; encoded by the coding sequence ATGGCCAGTCCTCCGCTTTCACCAACCGGCCTGACGCCCCGCCAGTCGCCGCGCTGGTGGCGGCGGACGCTGATCGCCGCGCGGCGGGCCAATATCTTTCTGTGGCTTGAAGGCATTGCGGTGGTCGCCTTGCTGGCGGCGGTGGCGGCGACATGGTCGGCGTTCAGCCGCTCGGGCGAGACGGGCGATCTGCTCCCGACGATGCAGGTGTCGGTCCTGCTGATGGCGACACTGGTGCCGGCGATGGCGCTGCTGGTGCTTGTCGGCCGTCGCCTCGCGCTGCGCCGCGCGGCAGGCAGCACCGCGCGGCTGCATGTGCGCCTGGTGTTCTTCTTCTCAATGGTCGCCGCCCTCCCGACGCTGCTGGTGGCGGGCTTTGCCGCCTTCCTGTTCGGCACCGGGGTCGATTTCTGGTTTTCCGACCAGTCGCGCGGGCTGATGGAGAACGCCAATGCGCTGGCGCAGAATTACTACGACGCCAACCAGCGCAATGTCGAACAGAACTCTGTCATCATGGCGACCGACATGCGCGAGACGCTGGCGCGGGTGCCGATCACCGATCCCGATTTCCCCGACTTCTACGCCTATCAGGCGCAGGGCCGCGAGATTTCGGAAAGCGCGATCCTTCAGCGGATGCCCGACAACACCTTCCGCACGGCAGTCGCCTATAACCTGGCAAAGGATACCGACCATCTCCAGTTCAGCCGCAAGGCCCTGACCCGGCTCGATAGTGGTGAGCCTGCGGTGGTCGTCGGCAGCCCCGAACGGATCGAGGCGCTGGTGCCGATCGACGCGCAGTCGGGCGTCTATCTCTACAGCGCCCGCACCACCGAAGAGACGATGTTCAACTCGTGGTCGCGCGCGCAATCGATCGTCACCGCCTATGAACGGCTGACGGGCAGCGCGCGGAGCTTGCAGCTGCGCTTCAACATCGCGCTGGTTCTGGTGAGCCTGCTGCTGGTGGGGCTCGCGATCTGGTTCGCGCTGCGCTTTGCAGACCGGCAGGTCGAGCCGCTGACCGCGCTGGTGGGCGCGGCGCGCAAGGTGGGGCAGGGCAACTTCGCGCTCCGGCTCGAAGGGCGCACCGGGGCGGACGAGATCGGCCTGCTCAACCGCGCCTTCAACCGCATGACCGCGCAGCTCGAAAAGCAGACGCAGGCGCTGGTCAGCGCCAACCGCCAGATCGACGACCGGCGCGCTTTCACCGAGGCCGTGCTCGAATCGGTTACCGCAGGGGTGGTGTCGGTCGATGCCCGGGCCTGCGTGACGCTGATGAATTCCTCGGCGCAGGCGCTGCTCACCCCCGATGGCGATGCGAGCATGATCGGCCGCTCGCTCGATGTGCTTTCGCCCGAACTCACCCGCATGATCGCCGAGGGCAAGGAGCGCGCGATCATCAGCCACGCCAAGGGCACCGAACTTCTGACGCTGGCGGTGAAGATCGCACCCGGCACCGGCGGCGGCCACGTGATCACCTTCGAGGACATCACCCGCCAGCTGCTCGACCAGCGGCAAGCCGCGTGGTCCGACGTCGCCCGCCGCATCGCGCACGAGATCAAGAACCCGCTCACCCCGATCCAGCTTGCGACCGAACGGTTGAAGCGCCGCTACCGCACGCAGGTAGGCGACGAGGACCGCGACCTGTTCGACGAGCTGACCAGCACCATCGTCCGGCAGGTGGGCGACCTCAGGAAAATGGTCGACGAATTCTCCAGCTTCGCGCGCCTGCCCAAGCCGGTATTCCGGCACGAGGACGCACTCGATCTCGTCCGGCAGTCGGTATTTTTGCAGGAAGTCGCCCATTCCGGCATCGCCTTCAGTGTCGCCTCATCGGAGCTGGTCGACCGCGAGGTGCGCTGCGACCGCCACCAATTCGGGCAGGCGATGACAAATGTCCTCAAGAACGCGGTGGAGGCCGTCGAAGCGCGCGCGGCCGAGGCCAAGGGCGCATATGCCGGCGAAATCGCCGTCACAATTCGCGACGCGGGTGAGGCGATCGCGATCACCATCGAAGACAACGGCATCGGCCTTCCCGCCGATCGTGAGCGGATAACCGAACCCTACATGACCACCCGCGAAAAGGGCACCGGGCTCGGCCTCGCCATCGTCAACAAGATCGTCGACGAGCATGGCGGCGACATGAGCTTTGCCAGCACCCCCAGCGGCGGTACCCGCGTGACCTTACGCTTTGCCCGCAATCCCGAACCCGTCGAAGGCGGCGCATGA
- the hflX gene encoding GTPase HflX, with product MTRGARALVLCPDIRALRYDLDAAERLAEAEGLALAIGVVIAHSAVLPVRQMQPNTLFGSGQVENIGIWCEQYEAELVIVDGALTPIQQRNLEDRLKRKVIDRTGLILEIFGERAATAEGRLQVELAHLDYQQSRLVRSWTHLERQRGGFGFLGGPGETQIEADRRMIRQRMGRLRRELEQVKKTRALHRDRRGRAPWPVVALVGYTNAGKSTLFNRLTGATVMAEDLLFATLDPTMRAIRLPGVEKAILSDTVGFISDLPTQLVAAFRATLEEVTAADVICHVRDMANPSHAAQKKQVLDVLADLDVVDAETGTSAIPILEVWNKCDLLDAENLAELRDSAEGQGAVIVSAMTGEGVDTLEVELSRLLTGAAREVSFVLPVSDGRRIAWLHAHGDVLSDDEAGSGEDGPMRRLTVRLNPKELGQFASLS from the coding sequence GTGACCCGCGGTGCGCGGGCGCTGGTGCTGTGCCCGGATATCCGTGCGCTGCGCTACGACCTCGATGCGGCCGAACGGCTCGCCGAGGCCGAGGGGCTGGCGCTCGCGATCGGCGTGGTCATCGCCCATTCCGCTGTGCTCCCGGTGCGCCAGATGCAGCCCAATACGCTGTTCGGCTCGGGTCAGGTCGAGAATATCGGCATCTGGTGCGAGCAATACGAGGCCGAGCTGGTGATCGTGGACGGGGCGCTCACCCCGATCCAGCAGCGCAATCTCGAGGACCGGCTGAAGCGCAAGGTAATCGACCGCACCGGGCTGATCCTCGAGATTTTCGGTGAACGCGCAGCCACCGCGGAAGGCCGTCTGCAGGTCGAACTGGCGCATCTCGATTACCAGCAGAGCCGCCTTGTGCGCAGCTGGACTCACCTCGAACGGCAGCGCGGCGGCTTCGGCTTTCTGGGCGGGCCGGGCGAAACCCAGATCGAGGCCGACCGGCGGATGATCCGCCAGCGCATGGGCCGGCTGCGACGCGAGCTGGAGCAGGTCAAGAAGACCCGCGCGCTGCATCGTGACCGGCGGGGCAGGGCGCCTTGGCCGGTGGTGGCGCTGGTGGGCTACACCAACGCGGGCAAGTCGACGCTGTTCAACCGCCTGACCGGCGCGACTGTGATGGCCGAGGATCTGCTGTTCGCGACGCTCGATCCGACGATGCGCGCGATCCGGTTGCCGGGGGTGGAAAAGGCGATCCTGTCGGACACGGTGGGCTTCATCTCCGATCTGCCCACGCAGCTAGTCGCCGCCTTCCGCGCGACGCTGGAAGAGGTGACCGCTGCTGACGTGATCTGCCACGTGCGCGACATGGCCAATCCCAGCCATGCAGCGCAAAAAAAACAGGTACTCGATGTGCTCGCCGACCTCGACGTGGTCGATGCCGAAACCGGGACGAGCGCCATTCCCATCCTCGAAGTGTGGAACAAGTGCGACCTCTTAGATGCTGAAAATCTTGCGGAATTGCGCGATTCGGCGGAGGGTCAGGGGGCCGTGATCGTCTCAGCGATGACGGGGGAGGGAGTTGACACCCTCGAAGTTGAATTGTCCCGCCTGCTCACCGGCGCTGCGCGCGAAGTCAGCTTCGTACTGCCGGTGTCCGACGGGCGGCGGATCGCCTGGCTCCATGCCCATGGCGATGTGCTCTCCGATGATGAAGCCGGCAGCGGCGAGGACGGCCCGATGCGGCGACTGACGGTTCGGCTCAATCCCAAGGAATTGGGGCAGTTCGCCAGTCTTTCCTGA
- the mazG gene encoding nucleoside triphosphate pyrophosphohydrolase translates to MSDTLPQPPIDRLLAIMARLRDPQSGCEWDLAQDFASIAPYTIEEAYEVADAIARGDMADLREELGDLLLQVVFHARMAEEAGHFAFDDVAASISTKMEARHPHIFGDAGGTMDEARWEDLKARERSAKGVASALDGVALALPALMRAEKLQKRAARTGFDWPDPSGSEAKIAEEIAELKQATSDQDQVEEAGDLLFAVVNFVRAHGISAEEALRAANAKFERRFRAMEAIGGPEHFAGLSLEAQEELWQQVKKS, encoded by the coding sequence ATGAGCGACACTCTCCCGCAGCCGCCGATCGACCGCCTGCTCGCCATCATGGCCCGACTGCGCGATCCCCAAAGCGGCTGCGAATGGGATCTTGCACAGGACTTCGCCTCGATTGCGCCCTACACGATCGAGGAAGCCTATGAAGTCGCGGACGCCATTGCGCGCGGCGACATGGCCGATCTGCGCGAGGAGCTCGGCGACCTGTTGCTTCAGGTTGTGTTCCATGCGCGCATGGCCGAGGAAGCCGGACACTTCGCCTTTGACGATGTCGCCGCCTCAATCAGCACCAAGATGGAAGCGCGCCACCCGCATATCTTCGGCGACGCCGGTGGCACCATGGACGAGGCCCGCTGGGAGGATCTCAAGGCGCGCGAACGATCGGCCAAGGGCGTCGCCAGCGCGCTCGATGGCGTCGCACTCGCGCTGCCCGCGCTGATGCGCGCCGAGAAGCTCCAGAAACGCGCCGCGCGCACCGGGTTCGACTGGCCCGATCCCTCGGGTTCCGAAGCCAAGATTGCCGAGGAAATCGCCGAGCTGAAGCAAGCCACCTCGGATCAGGACCAGGTCGAGGAAGCAGGCGACCTGCTGTTCGCCGTCGTTAACTTCGTCCGCGCGCACGGCATCAGTGCGGAAGAGGCCTTGCGCGCAGCCAATGCCAAGTTTGAACGGCGGTTCCGGGCCATGGAAGCCATCGGCGGGCCGGAGCACTTCGCCGGCCTCTCGCTCGAGGCACAGGAAGAGCTCTGGCAGCAGGTCAAGAAATCCTGA
- a CDS encoding MBL fold metallo-hydrolase, whose product MKLVMLGSGTSTGVPRLGGPDGTGDWGDCDPTEPRNRRTRVSILVESDEGKRLLVDTSSDCRAQLLANRIGHIDAVFWTHDHADHCHGIDDLRVLRYGRAGPIPGFAETETVRRLRQRFGYVFAGQEGYPTICTLDTLDRLRMIAGFGVDWCQMAHGPGETTAYRFEADGKSIAYATDFSAISDEMIDLLYKVDILVSDCLRREPHPTHAHLAMAIELGERCKAGRVVLSHLDKSMDYRSLCAEVPDFVTVGYDGLEIVA is encoded by the coding sequence GTGAAGCTGGTGATGCTCGGCTCGGGCACCTCGACCGGGGTGCCGCGACTGGGCGGGCCTGATGGCACGGGCGACTGGGGCGACTGCGACCCCACCGAGCCGCGTAACCGCCGCACGCGGGTCTCGATTCTGGTCGAGAGCGACGAAGGCAAGCGGCTGCTGGTCGATACCTCGTCCGATTGCCGCGCGCAGCTGCTAGCAAACCGGATCGGCCATATCGACGCGGTGTTCTGGACGCATGATCATGCCGATCACTGCCACGGCATCGACGATCTGCGCGTGCTGCGCTATGGACGCGCAGGCCCGATCCCAGGGTTTGCCGAGACCGAGACCGTCCGGCGCCTGCGGCAGCGCTTCGGCTATGTCTTTGCCGGGCAGGAAGGCTATCCGACGATCTGCACGCTCGACACGCTTGATCGGCTGCGGATGATCGCCGGGTTCGGCGTCGACTGGTGCCAGATGGCGCACGGGCCCGGCGAGACGACCGCCTATCGCTTCGAAGCCGATGGCAAAAGCATCGCCTATGCCACGGATTTCAGCGCAATTTCAGATGAAATGATTGATTTGCTCTACAAGGTCGACATCCTCGTGAGCGATTGCCTGCGCCGCGAGCCGCATCCGACCCATGCGCATCTTGCCATGGCCATTGAACTGGGCGAGCGCTGCAAGGCCGGGCGCGTTGTGCTGAGCCATCTCGACAAGAGCATGGATTATCGCAGCCTGTGCGCCGAAGTGCCGGATTTCGTGACCGTGGGTTATGACGGGCTGGAGATTGTCGCATGA
- a CDS encoding DNA polymerase III subunit delta' — protein sequence MTDWPNHAEAWRVWRDALGGERMHHGWLLAGKAGLGKRDFAMAAARELVAEPGVPQPEGDHPDIIVLTYGPKDDKGEKAQAEGKPFDLARSIRIKQIRAMQRRLITRPTLGSRRAIIIDPADDMEKSAANALLKSLEEPPAGTFFLLVTHRPARLLPTIRSRCRTLRFPVLSDSQLAEMLHAAGLPSDPQAVAAAEGSFGAAVRFAEQDLAPIARVMAALIAGGDDGVTGRGELARLIGPRADRERVQAVLDLAQSLVAHAARSSEDAQTRARLIEAHGALVALAAEAPTANFDAGMLPFEIGSLLVAAAPASEPAHG from the coding sequence ATGACCGACTGGCCCAACCATGCCGAAGCCTGGCGTGTCTGGCGTGACGCTCTGGGCGGCGAGCGGATGCACCATGGCTGGCTGCTGGCGGGCAAGGCGGGCCTCGGCAAGCGCGACTTCGCGATGGCCGCCGCGCGCGAGCTGGTCGCCGAACCCGGCGTGCCGCAGCCCGAGGGCGATCACCCCGATATCATCGTGCTGACCTACGGCCCCAAGGACGACAAGGGCGAGAAGGCGCAGGCCGAGGGCAAGCCTTTCGATCTCGCACGCTCGATCCGCATCAAGCAGATCCGCGCCATGCAGCGCCGCCTGATTACCCGTCCGACGCTGGGGAGCCGCCGCGCGATCATTATCGACCCGGCCGACGACATGGAGAAATCCGCCGCCAACGCGCTGCTCAAGAGCCTTGAGGAACCGCCCGCAGGCACGTTTTTCCTGCTCGTCACCCACCGTCCGGCGCGGCTGTTACCGACGATCCGCTCGCGCTGCCGCACCTTGCGCTTCCCGGTGCTGAGCGACAGTCAGCTTGCCGAAATGCTGCATGCGGCGGGTCTGCCGTCCGACCCACAGGCGGTTGCCGCCGCCGAAGGCTCCTTCGGCGCGGCGGTGCGCTTTGCGGAGCAGGATCTGGCGCCGATCGCGCGTGTCATGGCCGCGCTGATCGCGGGCGGTGACGACGGCGTGACCGGGCGCGGCGAGCTTGCCCGCCTGATCGGCCCGCGCGCCGACCGGGAGCGGGTGCAGGCGGTGCTCGACCTTGCCCAATCGCTCGTCGCCCATGCGGCGCGAAGCAGCGAGGACGCGCAGACCCGCGCGCGGCTGATCGAGGCTCACGGCGCGCTGGTCGCGCTCGCCGCCGAAGCGCCCACGGCCAATTTCGATGCCGGGATGCTTCCCTTCGAGATCGGCAGCTTGCTTGTCGCGGCTGCCCCGGCTAGCGAACCGGCCCATGGCTGA
- the hfq gene encoding RNA chaperone Hfq, whose translation MSSGRTLSPRPVARAAAPAEPRGGDAGPPPVRQSGNLQDAFLNLLRKNKIPVTMFLVKGVKLQGIVTWFDNFSILLRRDGQSQLVYKHAISTIMPGQALDPAQFGSQAGGKKQKLLQDVFLSRVAEANVQVTMFLVNGVMLQGRIAAYDLFCMLLERDGAVQLAYKHAVSTIQPASPVDLSVDDGEGEDDGVDD comes from the coding sequence ATGTCCAGCGGGCGAACGCTCTCTCCCCGTCCTGTTGCGCGCGCCGCAGCGCCTGCCGAGCCGCGTGGCGGCGATGCCGGCCCGCCGCCCGTCCGCCAGAGCGGCAATCTCCAGGACGCTTTTCTCAACCTGCTGCGCAAGAACAAGATTCCCGTCACCATGTTTCTGGTGAAGGGCGTGAAGCTGCAGGGCATCGTCACCTGGTTCGACAATTTCTCGATCCTGCTGCGCCGCGATGGCCAGTCGCAACTGGTCTACAAGCACGCGATCAGCACCATCATGCCGGGGCAGGCGCTGGACCCGGCGCAGTTCGGCAGTCAGGCAGGCGGCAAGAAGCAGAAGCTTTTGCAGGACGTGTTCCTCAGCCGCGTGGCCGAAGCCAATGTGCAGGTCACGATGTTTCTGGTGAACGGCGTGATGTTGCAGGGCCGGATCGCCGCCTATGATCTGTTCTGCATGCTGCTCGAACGCGATGGCGCGGTGCAGCTGGCCTACAAGCATGCGGTGTCCACCATCCAGCCCGCCAGCCCGGTCGACCTCAGCGTCGACGACGGGGAAGGCGAAGACGATGGGGTCGACGACTGA
- a CDS encoding sigma-54 dependent transcriptional regulator translates to MALEILIVDDERDIRELVAGVLGDEGYACRTAADSTEALAAIDERRPSLVLLDVWLHGSQMDGLELLDAIKAREPNLPVIIFSGHGNIDTAVAAVGRGAMDFIEKPFEAERLLLLVERATETERLRRENSRLREGSWGSAEFTGNSPAINAVRATLKRVASTGSRVLISGPPGAGKEVAARLLHAWSTRADGAFVLVNSARITPERFEQELFGEEQNGKQVRPGLLELADGGTLYLDEIADMPLSTQARILRVLTDQSFVRVGGTRQIGVDVRVVSSTTRDLTVEMAEKRFREDLFYRLNVVPVVLPALSQRREDIPALAEHFFTRYSNDQGLAPPEISSEAMAALQAYDWPGNVRQLRNVVERTIIMTPREKLTTVEPDMLPPEIIGGQIGLASDSLSAIMGVPLREARISFEREYLAIQIRRFSGNISRTAAFIGMERSALHRKLKLLGMADRRDEEE, encoded by the coding sequence ATGGCGCTCGAAATCCTGATCGTCGACGATGAACGCGATATCCGCGAACTGGTCGCCGGCGTGCTCGGCGACGAAGGCTATGCCTGCCGCACCGCCGCGGACAGCACCGAGGCCCTTGCCGCGATCGACGAACGCCGTCCGTCGCTGGTGCTGCTCGATGTGTGGCTCCACGGCAGCCAGATGGACGGGCTGGAACTGCTCGACGCGATCAAGGCGCGCGAACCGAACCTGCCGGTGATCATCTTTTCCGGGCACGGCAATATCGACACCGCTGTCGCCGCCGTGGGCCGCGGGGCGATGGACTTTATCGAAAAGCCGTTCGAGGCCGAGCGCCTCTTGCTGCTGGTCGAACGCGCGACCGAGACCGAGCGGCTGCGGCGCGAGAACTCGCGCCTGCGCGAAGGCAGCTGGGGCAGCGCCGAATTCACCGGCAATTCCCCCGCCATCAACGCCGTGCGCGCGACCTTGAAGCGGGTGGCGAGCACCGGCAGCCGCGTGCTGATCTCGGGCCCTCCGGGTGCGGGCAAGGAAGTCGCCGCGCGCCTGCTTCATGCCTGGAGCACGCGGGCGGATGGGGCCTTCGTGCTGGTCAACTCGGCGCGCATCACGCCCGAACGCTTCGAGCAGGAATTGTTCGGCGAAGAGCAGAACGGCAAGCAGGTGCGCCCCGGGCTGCTGGAGCTGGCGGACGGCGGCACGCTCTATCTCGATGAGATCGCCGACATGCCGCTCTCGACGCAGGCGCGCATCCTGCGGGTGCTGACCGATCAGAGCTTCGTGCGCGTGGGTGGCACCCGTCAGATCGGGGTCGATGTGCGCGTCGTCTCCTCGACCACCCGCGATCTGACCGTCGAAATGGCCGAGAAGCGCTTCCGCGAAGACCTGTTCTACCGCCTCAACGTGGTGCCGGTGGTGCTGCCCGCGCTGTCGCAGCGGCGCGAGGATATCCCCGCGCTGGCCGAACATTTCTTCACCCGCTATTCGAACGATCAGGGCCTCGCTCCGCCCGAAATCTCGAGCGAGGCGATGGCTGCATTGCAGGCCTATGACTGGCCGGGCAACGTCCGCCAACTGCGCAACGTGGTCGAACGCACCATCATCATGACCCCGCGCGAAAAGCTCACTACGGTCGAGCCCGACATGCTGCCGCCCGAGATCATCGGCGGACAGATCGGTCTTGCCAGCGACAGCCTCTCGGCGATCATGGGCGTGCCCCTGCGCGAGGCGCGGATCAGTTTCGAGCGCGAATATCTGGCGATCCAGATCCGCCGCTTTTCGGGCAATATCTCCAGAACGGCGGCGTTCATCGGCATGGAACGCTCGGCACTGCACCGCAAGCTGAAGCTGCTCGGCATGGCCGATCGCCGCGACGAGGAAGAGTAA